The following proteins are encoded in a genomic region of Cervus elaphus chromosome 15, mCerEla1.1, whole genome shotgun sequence:
- the LOC122708725 gene encoding ATP synthase membrane subunit K, mitochondrial-like: MAGPEADAQFHFTGIKKYFNSYTLTGRMSCVLATYGSIALIVLYFKLRSKKTPAVKAT, encoded by the coding sequence ATGGCAGGTCCAGAAGCTGATGCCCAGTTCCATTTCACTGGtatcaaaaaatatttcaacTCTTACACTCTCACAGGGAGAATGAGTTGTGTGCTGGCCACATATGGAAGTATTGCTTTGATAGTCTTATACTTCAAGTTAAGGTCTAAAAAAACTCCAGCTGTGAAAGCAACATAA